A single genomic interval of Stieleria maiorica harbors:
- a CDS encoding metallophosphoesterase family protein, giving the protein MTQRLIAIGDIHGCRTALETLLDAVQPSAEDTVVTLGDYIDRGPDSRGVIETLIRLGERTQLVGVLGNHEEMMLEVLHHGGSHHAWLRYGGVETLESYGFDGDLDFLPPEHQQFLDALGDFYVAGDFFFTHAAYNPEVALEDQEIELLRWYSLTNGIPTQHQSGKTAVVGHTANRDGEILDTGHLICLDTYCYGGGWLTAMDVNTRQVWQANEQGELRQ; this is encoded by the coding sequence GTGACGCAACGACTGATCGCGATTGGAGATATTCACGGTTGTCGCACGGCCCTGGAAACACTGTTGGATGCGGTTCAACCGAGCGCTGAAGACACGGTGGTGACGTTGGGCGACTACATCGATCGTGGCCCGGATTCTCGTGGGGTCATTGAGACGTTGATCCGTCTGGGCGAGCGGACGCAGTTGGTCGGGGTGTTGGGCAATCACGAAGAGATGATGCTGGAAGTGTTGCATCATGGAGGCTCCCATCATGCTTGGTTGCGATACGGGGGCGTTGAGACCTTGGAAAGTTACGGGTTTGACGGGGACCTGGATTTCTTGCCGCCCGAACACCAGCAATTTCTCGACGCCCTGGGGGACTTCTACGTCGCAGGCGACTTTTTCTTCACCCATGCCGCGTACAACCCCGAAGTTGCTCTGGAAGATCAGGAGATCGAACTGTTGCGCTGGTACTCGTTGACCAACGGGATCCCAACCCAGCATCAAAGTGGCAAGACCGCTGTGGTCGGCCACACGGCCAACCGTGACGGCGAGATCCTGGACACGGGGCATCTGATTTGTCTCGACACTTATTGCTACGGCGGCGGTTGGTTGACAGCAATGGACGTCAACACGCGTCAGGTTTGGCAAGCGAACGAGCAAGGTGAGCTACGGCAGTAA
- a CDS encoding helix-turn-helix transcriptional regulator, whose protein sequence is MARNEQLIRQHKLLQLLELSRFGRTLEELRGDLVADLGLTKLHERTVRRDLEALQAAGFDIQSESLQRGRVFKLGQNTTDVHEIGISATELIALSIGRELLYPLMGTQYWRGIETFWNKVQEAVPNGVFDHYARYRAALHVFGSPSKSYERQEGMLKTINRAILEHRLVEIEYEPIGKPVSTRKIEPYGLAVYQSSIYIVAAVPTTAAVESPEKGQRLRNWKLDRFHHATLLDEYFKPDPEINLSKYLGSSIGIFSGDSTTLVKIRLGKRSAAYLREDPWHPEQTLEELDDGATLLTVPAAHPREILPKVLSLGADAEVIEPTEFRETIAESVRAMVANYA, encoded by the coding sequence ATGGCACGCAATGAACAACTCATTCGCCAGCACAAGTTGCTTCAGCTGCTCGAACTGTCGCGGTTCGGACGCACACTGGAGGAGTTGCGAGGCGATTTGGTCGCCGATCTGGGGCTGACCAAGCTTCACGAACGAACAGTGCGCCGCGATCTGGAAGCACTGCAAGCGGCGGGTTTTGATATCCAGTCCGAATCCCTGCAGCGCGGCCGGGTCTTCAAGCTGGGCCAAAACACGACGGATGTTCATGAGATCGGGATCTCTGCGACGGAACTGATCGCGCTGTCGATCGGGCGTGAGCTGCTCTATCCGCTGATGGGCACCCAATACTGGCGTGGGATCGAAACGTTCTGGAACAAAGTTCAAGAAGCGGTCCCCAACGGCGTCTTCGACCACTACGCGCGTTATCGCGCTGCCCTACACGTCTTCGGTTCACCCAGCAAATCGTACGAACGCCAGGAAGGCATGCTCAAGACGATCAACCGGGCCATCCTGGAGCACCGATTGGTTGAAATCGAATACGAGCCGATAGGCAAACCGGTGTCGACCCGGAAGATCGAACCCTACGGTTTGGCGGTTTATCAAAGCAGCATCTATATCGTTGCTGCGGTCCCGACGACGGCCGCAGTCGAGTCGCCGGAAAAGGGGCAGCGGTTGCGGAACTGGAAACTCGATCGTTTTCACCACGCGACGCTCTTGGACGAATACTTCAAACCCGACCCCGAAATCAACTTGTCGAAGTATCTCGGCAGTAGCATCGGGATCTTTTCGGGAGATTCGACGACGCTGGTCAAGATTCGTTTAGGAAAACGGAGTGCCGCTTACCTGCGAGAAGATCCCTGGCACCCCGAGCAAACGCTGGAAGAACTGGATGACGGCGCCACCTTGCTGACGGTTCCGGCGGCGCACCCCCGAGAGATTCTGCCCAAAGTCCTCTCGCTGGGAGCGGATGCGGAGGTCATCGAGCCGACGGAATTTCGCGAAACCATCGCCGAATCGGTGCGCGCGATGGTCGCAAACTACGCCTGA